In one bacterium genomic region, the following are encoded:
- a CDS encoding CsbD family protein: MAGEIDKAKGSIKKAVGELTGNKKLANEGRIDKAAGKIKSGIEKVRKALQGK; the protein is encoded by the coding sequence ATGGCGGGCGAGATTGATAAAGCCAAAGGGAGCATCAAAAAGGCGGTCGGCGAGTTGACCGGAAACAAGAAGCTGGCAAACGAAGGCCGGATCGACAAGGCGGCTGGGAAGATAAAATCCGGCATCGAAAAGGTCAGGAAGGCTCTGCAAGGCAAGTAA
- a CDS encoding class I SAM-dependent methyltransferase: protein MIWSALIAPYQAQAQAAAERTAAYVNGAVSGMMTVVDRLVADPRVEPRVGQVFYGLAQRTHPDRLITSIPGRMVSRLSGWAGFPADLSRRPLSTWQRREYVARHLALSAMIAPLLGGFLYGANPAGVRFTRRDLAVMRERYFELVERDARNAGRLYPRHILNVAFGDLDGERVLQSTYRTRRQMMEAIRSRVGYVRERRGYDASLWPDYFLHRYHWRDWFDDESAFSWDSKTELLFAGLYGAMQRDALQGALEGFLRADNQRRSNPKRGPVRVVEIGAGTGTYANYFLETARWLGRLEGVEYGFVEMSPSNMKLARDRLERWGDRVKYFDWEHDRAAAEALPYKDANVDVIVAVNLFHELPPDVRREAAREISRALRPGGRFVFFDSVQAGDGMDSLLRAFGESGHGKAERAGVFHEPYIPGYARENLDALFGGAGLKRKAPWQYAYMAKGTVFEREF from the coding sequence ATGATCTGGTCCGCTCTCATCGCTCCGTATCAGGCCCAAGCCCAGGCCGCCGCGGAACGCACGGCCGCCTATGTTAACGGGGCGGTCTCCGGCATGATGACGGTCGTCGACCGCCTTGTCGCCGATCCCCGCGTGGAGCCCCGCGTCGGCCAGGTTTTCTACGGCCTCGCCCAGCGCACGCATCCCGATCGCCTGATCACGTCGATTCCCGGCCGGATGGTCTCCCGGCTGAGCGGCTGGGCCGGGTTTCCGGCCGATCTCTCGCGCCGGCCTCTTTCCACCTGGCAGAGGCGCGAGTACGTGGCGCGGCACCTGGCCCTGTCCGCCATGATCGCCCCGCTCTTGGGAGGCTTCCTCTACGGCGCGAACCCCGCGGGCGTCCGTTTCACCCGCAGGGACCTGGCGGTGATGAGAGAGAGGTATTTCGAGTTGGTCGAACGCGACGCCCGGAACGCGGGGCGGCTGTATCCCCGGCACATCCTGAACGTCGCCTTCGGGGACTTGGACGGGGAGCGGGTCCTCCAGTCCACTTACCGGACACGCCGCCAGATGATGGAGGCCATCCGTTCGCGCGTCGGCTACGTCCGGGAGCGCCGGGGGTACGACGCCTCGCTGTGGCCGGATTACTTCCTTCACCGCTACCATTGGCGGGATTGGTTCGACGACGAATCGGCCTTCAGCTGGGATTCAAAGACGGAGCTGCTCTTCGCGGGACTTTACGGCGCCATGCAGCGCGACGCCCTGCAAGGCGCCCTGGAAGGTTTTCTCAGGGCGGACAACCAAAGACGTTCGAACCCGAAGCGGGGGCCGGTCCGCGTGGTCGAGATCGGGGCGGGCACAGGGACCTATGCGAACTATTTCCTGGAGACGGCGCGCTGGCTCGGGAGGCTGGAGGGTGTGGAGTACGGGTTCGTCGAAATGAGTCCCTCCAACATGAAGCTTGCCCGGGACCGTCTCGAGCGCTGGGGCGATCGCGTCAAGTACTTTGATTGGGAGCATGACCGGGCCGCCGCGGAGGCATTGCCTTACAAGGACGCGAACGTTGACGTCATCGTCGCCGTCAACCTTTTCCACGAACTGCCTCCGGACGTGCGTCGGGAGGCGGCCCGGGAGATCTCCCGCGCCCTCCGGCCCGGCGGGAGGTTCGTATTTTTCGACTCCGTCCAGGCGGGCGACGGCATGGACAGCCTCCTCCGCGCCTTCGGCGAGAGCGGGCACGGAAAGGCGGAACGCGCCGGCGTCTTTCACGAGCCTTATATCCCCGGCTACGCGCGCGAGAACCTGGACGCCCTTTTCGGCGGCGCCGGCCTGAAGCGAAAGGCCCCGTGGCAATACGCCTACATGGCGAAGGGAACGGTCTTCGAGAGGGAGTTCTGA
- a CDS encoding CsbD family protein, translated as MAGEIDKAKGNIKQVVGELTGNKKLKNEGTIDKAAGKIKSGVDKVKKALQGK; from the coding sequence ATGGCGGGCGAAATAGACAAAGCCAAAGGCAACATCAAGCAGGTGGTCGGCGAGTTGACCGGAAACAAAAAGCTGAAAAACGAAGGCACGATCGACAAGGCGGCTGGGAAGATAAAATCCGGCGTCGATAAGGTTAAGAAGGCGTTGCAGGGCAAGTAA
- a CDS encoding 4'-phosphopantetheinyl transferase superfamily protein produces MASPLPDDEIQLILMNLKDFGAFRGEAAALLSPDERERADRFKARGAEERFLLARGLLRRALGGILGEDPASLRFSYGPKGKPRLEGKNLSFNLAHSADRVAIAVAKDRDVGIDLERIRPENDALVERYFSAPEAILYRATLPEKQGLAFFHFWTAKEAYLKARGDGLSRGLKSHSFSDPWENPPRLTWVGWDDREPARWSFHRFWPAEDCIGTLAYAGGPAFVKEIKLL; encoded by the coding sequence ATGGCAAGCCCCCTTCCAGACGACGAAATCCAGCTCATTCTGATGAATTTGAAGGATTTTGGCGCCTTTCGCGGCGAGGCCGCCGCCCTCTTGAGCCCCGACGAGCGCGAACGTGCGGACCGCTTCAAGGCACGGGGGGCCGAGGAGCGCTTCCTTCTCGCGCGAGGCCTCCTTCGCCGGGCGTTGGGCGGGATTTTGGGCGAAGATCCCGCCTCCCTGAGGTTTTCATACGGCCCGAAGGGGAAGCCCAGGTTGGAGGGGAAGAACCTGAGCTTCAACCTCGCGCATTCGGCGGACAGGGTGGCGATCGCCGTCGCCAAAGACCGCGATGTCGGCATCGACCTGGAAAGGATCCGCCCCGAAAACGACGCCCTGGTCGAGCGATATTTTTCCGCCCCGGAGGCCATCCTCTACCGCGCCACCCTGCCGGAAAAACAGGGGCTCGCCTTCTTCCACTTTTGGACCGCGAAGGAGGCCTATCTCAAGGCGCGCGGCGACGGCCTGTCGCGCGGGCTCAAGAGCCATTCTTTCTCGGACCCCTGGGAGAATCCGCCCCGGCTCACCTGGGTCGGATGGGACGACCGGGAGCCGGCCCGGTGGTCATTCCACCGCTTCTGGCCGGCCGAGGATTGCATCGGGACCCTCGCCTATGCGGGGGGTCCTGCTTTCGTTAAGGAAATTAAGTTGTTATGA
- a CDS encoding M48 family metalloprotease — translation MKRSLALFAGALMGLTLLWGASSCSGINLFSVQDDKDLGAQVDDEIKSSPSDYPLLDESDYPAAYAYLRDIRDEILDSGEVAHRDDFVWEVNIIHDDSVLNAFATPGGYLYFYTGLIKYLDSEDHFAGVMGHEITHAAERHSTEALTEVYGVDLLLSAALGDDLGIVQDIASGLSALAFSRDNEADADAHSVEYLAKTRYACDGAAGFFEKLIAEGDAGSPPEFLSTHPNPDNRVEAIHDKAANLGCDTTPSGRDYQAFKDMLP, via the coding sequence ATGAAACGATCCCTCGCCCTTTTCGCCGGAGCCTTGATGGGTCTCACCCTGCTTTGGGGCGCCTCTTCGTGCAGCGGCATCAATCTCTTCAGCGTCCAGGACGACAAGGACTTGGGGGCGCAGGTCGACGACGAGATCAAATCGAGCCCGTCGGACTACCCTCTCTTGGACGAAAGCGACTATCCCGCGGCATACGCCTATTTGAGAGACATCCGTGATGAAATTCTTGACTCGGGAGAGGTCGCCCACCGGGACGATTTTGTTTGGGAGGTGAATATCATTCATGACGACTCGGTCTTGAACGCCTTTGCGACGCCCGGCGGATACCTCTATTTCTACACGGGCCTCATCAAGTATCTCGACAGCGAAGATCATTTTGCGGGCGTCATGGGCCACGAGATCACGCATGCGGCCGAGCGCCACTCGACGGAGGCGCTGACGGAGGTTTACGGGGTGGATCTGCTCCTGAGTGCGGCTCTGGGAGATGACTTGGGAATTGTTCAGGACATCGCAAGCGGATTGAGCGCTCTCGCCTTCAGCCGCGACAACGAAGCCGACGCCGACGCACACTCGGTGGAATATCTCGCCAAGACCCGCTATGCCTGCGACGGCGCGGCCGGTTTCTTCGAAAAACTAATCGCCGAGGGCGACGCCGGAAGCCCACCGGAATTCTTAAGCACCCACCCCAACCCGGACAATCGCGTCGAGGCGATCCACGACAAGGCCGCCAACCTGGGCTGCGATACGACGCCTTCGGGGCGCGACTATCAGGCATTCAAGGATATGCTGCCGTGA
- the can gene encoding carbonate dehydratase: MNALKHLFRNNRSWAERREEKEPGYFRRLARIQRPDYLWIGCSDSRVPANEIVGLDPGELFVHRNVANVVVHTDLNCLSVIEFAVRQLKVRHIIVCGHYGCGGVQAAMESRSHGVIDNWLRHVKDVYSDNARELDRLRNKRERSNRLCRLNVRAQMINVCATSTVQDAWKRGQKLSVHGWIYDIHDGLLDDLCRPIESKLQIDRIFRRR, translated from the coding sequence ATGAACGCGCTGAAACATCTCTTTCGAAACAACCGGTCTTGGGCGGAGCGGCGCGAGGAGAAGGAGCCTGGCTATTTTCGCCGCCTCGCCAGAATCCAACGCCCGGATTACCTCTGGATCGGCTGTTCGGACAGCCGCGTGCCCGCCAACGAGATCGTCGGGCTCGACCCCGGCGAGTTGTTCGTGCACCGGAACGTGGCCAACGTCGTCGTCCATACGGACTTGAACTGCCTTTCCGTCATCGAGTTCGCCGTGCGCCAGCTGAAGGTGAGGCACATCATCGTCTGCGGTCATTACGGCTGCGGGGGGGTCCAGGCGGCGATGGAGAGCCGATCGCACGGGGTGATCGACAACTGGCTCCGCCACGTCAAGGACGTCTACAGCGACAACGCCCGTGAGCTCGACCGGCTGCGGAACAAGCGGGAGAGGTCCAATCGTCTCTGCCGGCTGAATGTCCGTGCCCAGATGATCAACGTTTGCGCGACGAGCACGGTGCAGGACGCTTGGAAGAGGGGGCAGAAGCTCTCCGTGCACGGATGGATCTACGACATTCATGACGGCCTTCTGGACGACTTGTGCCGCCCGATTGAATCGAAACTCCAGATCGACCGGATCTTCCGCCGGCGCTAG
- a CDS encoding diacylglycerol kinase family protein, whose amino-acid sequence MTAPWSHLGVLRPALITPIQPNTQWIAVVNPQAGNFEAVDIASAVQHEVGSRMTIYETDPDPDQRLREITALVAEKEPSLRNPLGVIALGGDRTGSDAVMGVLRYAFPRLHDLWEGAPELVYERMLQSGIQVGILPLGGANDNGSIYGAPKIRASDKSAAKKALKFMDEALVTTLNLGVAFLGEERIPQVFCHSLSAGETIAPVYESTVEERGRKAKRHRERLFLGNAWAQRSFHALWNAPGGAGTSQEILEVLFHSVVRADEKMGLPGTPRPGLGVKIFPAKGRWNTVKMFQEVLWAGIKSRNGNPAGLGPEDRLKSFSETNQPRLQVGEEMEFTFRSDDGSPFAAAVQSEGDFVDRASVLRVRALPPFPRMMVADGSLAANLRKK is encoded by the coding sequence ATGACCGCACCCTGGTCTCATTTGGGCGTTCTCCGGCCCGCTCTGATCACCCCCATCCAGCCCAACACGCAGTGGATCGCCGTCGTGAATCCACAGGCCGGGAACTTCGAGGCGGTGGACATCGCGTCCGCGGTCCAGCACGAGGTCGGTTCCCGAATGACCATCTACGAAACCGATCCGGACCCGGACCAACGGCTCCGGGAGATCACGGCCCTCGTCGCGGAAAAGGAGCCTTCGCTCCGCAATCCCCTGGGCGTCATCGCCCTGGGAGGGGACAGGACCGGAAGCGACGCCGTTATGGGCGTCCTGCGGTACGCCTTTCCCCGGCTCCACGATCTCTGGGAGGGCGCTCCCGAGCTCGTCTACGAGCGGATGCTGCAAAGCGGCATTCAGGTGGGGATCCTGCCCCTGGGTGGGGCCAACGACAACGGCAGCATCTATGGCGCGCCGAAAATCCGGGCCTCCGACAAGTCGGCCGCCAAGAAGGCGCTCAAGTTCATGGACGAGGCCCTGGTCACCACCCTGAATCTCGGCGTCGCCTTTCTCGGGGAGGAACGGATCCCTCAGGTCTTTTGCCACAGCTTGAGCGCCGGAGAGACCATCGCGCCGGTCTACGAGAGCACGGTGGAGGAACGGGGAAGAAAGGCCAAGCGTCACCGCGAACGGCTTTTTCTCGGAAACGCGTGGGCGCAACGCTCTTTTCACGCCCTCTGGAACGCGCCCGGCGGCGCGGGAACGTCACAGGAGATTCTTGAGGTCCTCTTCCATTCCGTCGTCCGCGCCGACGAAAAGATGGGACTTCCCGGAACGCCGCGACCCGGCCTAGGCGTCAAGATATTCCCAGCCAAGGGACGCTGGAACACCGTGAAGATGTTCCAGGAAGTGCTCTGGGCGGGGATCAAGTCACGCAACGGGAATCCGGCCGGCCTCGGGCCGGAAGACCGTCTGAAATCGTTTTCGGAAACGAACCAGCCCCGTCTCCAGGTGGGGGAGGAGATGGAGTTCACTTTCCGGAGCGACGACGGTTCGCCTTTCGCGGCGGCCGTCCAGTCGGAGGGTGACTTCGTTGACCGCGCGAGCGTCCTGCGAGTCCGGGCACTCCCGCCGTTTCCCCGCATGATGGTCGCGGACGGATCCCTCGCCGCCAATCTCCGCAAGAAATAG
- a CDS encoding DUF6454 family protein, giving the protein MKRASLTLLVIDLVLSIAAVRADAKPAVWHLIERVRPKFDTHHPQGLVKIGNRFYLSSVEVQEKGEGKGIGHFFEFDLEGNLLRQTTLGEGQMYHPGGIDFDGQSIWVPVAEYRPRSRSIIYKINPATLKAVEAFRVEDHIGAVVFNREVGTLVGMNWDAQAFYEWTPNGRLIRKVLNEVDEYSYQDCKYLRGPAMLCSGTRANANGGLAVVDLLDFDLIQDVSFIPRTLKKILMTRNPMALEQTGDQLRYYFLPEDHDGDLYVFEIQ; this is encoded by the coding sequence ATGAAACGCGCCTCGTTGACCCTTCTCGTCATTGACTTGGTCCTGTCCATAGCGGCGGTCCGCGCCGATGCCAAACCCGCCGTCTGGCACTTGATCGAGAGAGTCAGACCCAAGTTCGATACGCATCATCCGCAGGGACTGGTCAAGATCGGAAACCGGTTTTACCTTTCGTCCGTCGAGGTGCAGGAAAAGGGCGAGGGGAAGGGGATCGGCCACTTTTTCGAGTTCGACCTCGAAGGCAATCTCCTCCGCCAAACGACGCTGGGGGAGGGGCAGATGTACCACCCCGGCGGCATCGACTTCGATGGCCAGTCCATCTGGGTGCCCGTGGCCGAATACCGTCCCCGCAGCCGGTCCATCATCTACAAGATCAATCCAGCGACGCTCAAGGCCGTCGAGGCCTTCCGCGTGGAGGACCATATCGGCGCCGTGGTCTTTAACCGGGAGGTCGGAACCCTCGTCGGCATGAACTGGGATGCGCAGGCCTTTTACGAATGGACCCCGAACGGCAGGCTCATCCGGAAGGTCCTGAACGAGGTTGACGAGTATTCCTACCAGGACTGCAAATATCTGCGCGGGCCCGCCATGCTCTGCTCGGGAACGCGGGCGAACGCGAACGGGGGACTCGCCGTGGTGGACCTGCTGGACTTCGACCTGATCCAGGATGTGAGCTTCATTCCGCGCACCCTGAAAAAAATCCTCATGACCCGGAATCCCATGGCCCTCGAACAGACCGGCGACCAGCTTCGCTATTATTTTCTGCCCGAGGACCACGACGGGGATCTGTACGTGTTTGAAATCCAGTAG
- a CDS encoding OmpA family protein → MSKNNRLTIWGIAVLGAFLASSALLAEKTGPLVAPTNPDSPACVTNDQAGTKCPNWNAIPEKFHPDACISDAKQAGKVKCARWYSYGTPTEVVIRTNLIHFEFDKSRILASSYPVLNQIVATIQGANVQHVTIEGHTDSKGSDAYNMSLSDRRAASVREYLSDHGIQSSEMNSVGKGESQPVAANEINGRDNPAGRDLNRRVEFRLQLASGSKAKMTKGDSGPTFPDSKRQAGSGEVSSR, encoded by the coding sequence ATGTCAAAGAATAACCGTCTCACCATATGGGGGATCGCCGTTTTGGGGGCGTTTTTAGCCTCAAGCGCGCTCCTCGCGGAAAAAACGGGGCCTCTGGTGGCTCCGACGAATCCCGATTCGCCTGCCTGCGTAACCAACGATCAGGCCGGAACGAAGTGTCCGAACTGGAACGCGATTCCCGAAAAGTTCCATCCGGATGCCTGCATCTCCGACGCCAAGCAGGCCGGCAAAGTGAAGTGCGCCCGTTGGTATTCCTACGGAACACCCACGGAAGTGGTCATCCGGACCAACCTGATCCACTTCGAATTCGACAAGTCGCGCATTTTGGCATCTTCGTATCCGGTCCTGAATCAGATCGTCGCGACGATCCAAGGCGCGAACGTTCAGCATGTCACGATCGAGGGGCATACGGATAGCAAGGGATCGGACGCCTACAACATGTCGCTTTCCGATCGGCGCGCCGCGTCGGTGAGGGAGTATCTCAGCGACCACGGGATTCAGTCGAGCGAGATGAACTCCGTCGGAAAGGGTGAGAGTCAACCGGTCGCCGCCAACGAAATCAACGGCCGGGATAACCCTGCAGGCCGTGACTTGAACCGCCGTGTGGAATTCCGTCTTCAGCTCGCATCGGGTTCCAAGGCGAAGATGACGAAGGGCGACTCGGGCCCGACCTTCCCGGATTCCAAGAGGCAGGCCGGGTCGGGAGAAGTCTCCAGTCGATGA
- a CDS encoding BON domain-containing protein yields the protein MSDGVGILKLLRIAGCLGILAAIAWFVSDNQAYAGSRRVYAQIIPQDVSQSTEIPKGDVWQTESDRMVTAKIREALEEDVSLFEKVRNIRIITINGEVTLRGQVNTGSERQRIEEKARKPIGVGRVINQIDVSP from the coding sequence ATGAGCGATGGTGTCGGAATTCTGAAGCTTTTAAGAATAGCCGGTTGCCTTGGAATTTTGGCGGCAATAGCCTGGTTCGTCTCGGACAACCAGGCTTATGCCGGTTCACGAAGAGTTTATGCCCAGATCATTCCCCAGGATGTCTCCCAGAGCACCGAGATTCCCAAGGGGGACGTGTGGCAAACCGAATCCGACAGGATGGTGACGGCTAAAATCCGTGAGGCCTTGGAGGAGGATGTCTCGTTGTTCGAGAAGGTCAGGAACATAAGGATCATCACCATCAATGGAGAGGTAACGCTTCGCGGCCAGGTGAATACCGGCAGCGAACGCCAACGCATCGAAGAAAAAGCCCGCAAACCGATCGGGGTCGGGCGGGTTATCAACCAAATCGATGTTTCGCCTTAG
- a CDS encoding GlsB/YeaQ/YmgE family stress response membrane protein, producing the protein MGILITILVGGVIGWLASLVMKTNAQQGALLNVIIGIAGAWLGRWLFGGILHIGGAHTAGGLSLYGILWGVLGAILLIAILKILNLLR; encoded by the coding sequence ATGGGTATCCTGATCACAATCCTCGTCGGCGGTGTGATTGGCTGGCTCGCCAGCCTGGTCATGAAGACGAACGCCCAGCAAGGCGCGCTGTTAAACGTTATCATCGGCATCGCCGGGGCCTGGCTCGGACGGTGGCTCTTTGGCGGCATTCTCCATATCGGCGGCGCCCACACGGCCGGAGGCCTCAGCCTCTATGGAATCCTGTGGGGAGTCCTCGGGGCGATCCTCCTGATCGCCATCCTCAAGATCCTGAATCTGCTTCGCTGA
- a CDS encoding metalloregulator ArsR/SmtB family transcription factor: MKTLTNETLVQVAKFLKAMGEPTRLKILRTLHDGELTVTDIIAETAATQSNVSKHLAVLTVEGIVAARKDGTSTYYSIADPNITAICDTVCRSIADRIRHARTTLKNIEKGVAL, from the coding sequence ATGAAAACGCTCACCAACGAGACGCTCGTCCAGGTCGCGAAGTTCCTCAAGGCGATGGGCGAGCCGACCCGGCTCAAGATTCTGCGCACGCTGCACGACGGAGAGTTGACGGTGACGGACATCATCGCGGAGACGGCTGCGACCCAGTCGAACGTCTCCAAACACTTGGCCGTCCTGACCGTGGAGGGGATCGTCGCGGCGCGGAAGGATGGGACCTCCACGTATTACTCGATCGCCGATCCGAACATCACGGCCATCTGCGACACGGTCTGCCGGAGCATCGCCGACCGGATCCGCCACGCGCGGACCACGCTGAAGAATATCGAGAAGGGGGTGGCCCTGTGA
- the msrB gene encoding peptide-methionine (R)-S-oxide reductase MsrB gives MNDQTRLEKATFAGGCFWCMEPPFEKMAGVVEVVSGYTGGRKENPTYEEVSSGRTGHVEAIQILFDPAKTGYAELLEEFWKNIDPTDAGGQFVDRGSQYATGIFYHNEEQKRLAEESKNQLQASGRFKKPIVTEIRPYEKFYAADDYHQDFYKKSPARYQSYKMFSGREQFIESAWKDQETDALKTTQYNKPSDEELKKRLTPLQYRVTRQEGTEPAFQNEYWDNHREGIYVDVTTGEPLFSSKDKFDSGTGWPSFTKPIDDGMVKEKTDTNFGMTRVEVRSKTGDAHLGHVFPDGPGPEGMRYCINSASLRFIPKEDLEKEGYGQFKKLFAK, from the coding sequence ATGAACGACCAAACCCGTCTGGAAAAGGCGACCTTCGCGGGGGGCTGCTTCTGGTGCATGGAGCCGCCCTTCGAAAAGATGGCCGGAGTCGTCGAGGTCGTCTCCGGTTACACGGGGGGCCGGAAGGAAAACCCGACCTATGAAGAGGTCTCGTCGGGGCGCACGGGCCACGTCGAGGCGATCCAGATCCTCTTTGATCCGGCCAAGACGGGCTACGCCGAGCTCCTCGAGGAGTTTTGGAAAAACATCGACCCGACCGACGCCGGCGGCCAGTTCGTCGACCGGGGTTCGCAATACGCCACGGGCATCTTCTACCACAATGAGGAGCAGAAACGGCTGGCGGAGGAGTCCAAGAATCAACTGCAGGCCTCGGGGCGTTTCAAGAAACCGATCGTGACGGAGATCCGGCCCTATGAAAAGTTCTACGCAGCCGATGACTACCACCAGGACTTTTACAAGAAGAGCCCGGCTCGTTACCAGTCCTACAAGATGTTTTCGGGCCGCGAACAGTTCATCGAATCGGCCTGGAAGGATCAGGAGACGGACGCCTTGAAAACAACTCAGTACAACAAGCCTTCCGACGAGGAACTCAAGAAGAGACTCACGCCCCTGCAGTACCGGGTGACCCGGCAGGAGGGGACGGAGCCGGCGTTCCAGAACGAATACTGGGACAATCACCGCGAAGGGATCTACGTCGACGTCACGACCGGCGAGCCCCTCTTCAGCTCCAAGGACAAGTTCGACTCGGGCACGGGCTGGCCGAGCTTCACCAAGCCCATCGACGACGGGATGGTGAAGGAGAAGACGGACACGAACTTTGGAATGACCCGCGTCGAGGTCCGCAGCAAGACGGGCGACGCCCACCTGGGCCACGTCTTCCCGGACGGTCCCGGACCGGAAGGCATGCGCTACTGCATCAACTCGGCCTCGCTCCGGTTCATCCCCAAAGAAGACCTGGAAAAGGAAGGTTACGGGCAATTCAAAAAGCTTTTTGCGAAATAG
- a CDS encoding DUF3309 domain-containing protein gives MWTIILVVVLVLALGGGGGYYGSRRWGFGGGAGIGLGTILVILLIAYLLGVFR, from the coding sequence ATGTGGACGATAATCCTGGTTGTCGTGTTGGTGCTGGCTCTCGGCGGCGGTGGAGGTTATTACGGTTCTCGCCGCTGGGGTTTCGGAGGCGGTGCAGGCATCGGGTTGGGGACCATATTGGTGATTCTGCTCATCGCCTACCTGTTGGGCGTGTTTCGCTGA
- a CDS encoding DUF1328 family protein, which translates to MLYWALVFFLFAVVAAVLGFTGIAASAAYIAKILFVVFVVLFIVSLVFPRFRRPAA; encoded by the coding sequence ATGCTTTACTGGGCGTTAGTGTTTTTCCTATTCGCGGTGGTCGCCGCGGTATTGGGATTCACCGGAATTGCGGCCAGCGCCGCCTACATAGCGAAGATTCTTTTCGTCGTCTTCGTCGTGTTGTTCATTGTCTCGCTTGTATTTCCGAGATTCAGACGGCCAGCGGCCTGA
- a CDS encoding VOC family protein, with translation MPKILFHLAFPVRDLKAAKRFYVDGLGCREGRASEHSLILNLKGHQIVAQRTEAPWPAQKGIYPRHFGLVFEDLKEWKALVRRAVKKNLKFYQQPRVRYQGTPLEHHTTFLQDPSGNLLEFKHYAKVSAIFGQKSYRKVGDRP, from the coding sequence GTGCCCAAGATCCTTTTTCATCTCGCATTTCCCGTCCGCGACCTGAAGGCTGCGAAACGCTTCTACGTGGACGGCTTGGGTTGCCGGGAGGGACGGGCCTCCGAACATTCGCTCATCCTCAATCTCAAGGGCCACCAGATCGTCGCCCAACGGACGGAGGCCCCCTGGCCCGCCCAGAAGGGGATCTACCCACGGCATTTTGGACTGGTCTTTGAGGACCTCAAGGAGTGGAAGGCCCTGGTCCGACGGGCAGTAAAGAAAAACTTGAAGTTTTATCAACAACCACGCGTCCGGTATCAAGGAACACCCCTCGAACACCACACGACGTTTCTCCAGGACCCGTCCGGAAATCTCCTGGAGTTCAAGCATTACGCGAAGGTTTCGGCCATATTCGGCCAGAAATCGTACCGGAAGGTCGGTGACCGCCCATGA
- a CDS encoding DUF4442 domain-containing protein → MNLETLGQTLALRAFGLLQVPLIYYVRPSVVRLSDDEAVVRIPLGYRTRNHLKSMYFGTLAVGADCAGGLLAFHLIKKAKAKISVVFKSFRADFHKRPTGEVHFTCRDGARIRKQIRETLKAGKRTNRSIVITATTPKVSGLEPVATFELTLSLKKAA, encoded by the coding sequence GTGAACCTCGAAACGCTCGGGCAAACCCTCGCCCTCCGGGCCTTCGGGCTGTTGCAGGTCCCTCTCATCTATTACGTGCGCCCATCGGTGGTGCGGCTGAGCGACGACGAGGCCGTCGTCAGGATCCCGCTGGGTTACCGGACCCGGAATCACCTCAAATCGATGTACTTCGGAACGCTTGCCGTGGGCGCGGACTGCGCGGGAGGCCTGCTGGCGTTTCATTTGATCAAAAAAGCGAAGGCGAAGATCTCAGTGGTCTTCAAGTCGTTCCGCGCGGATTTCCACAAGAGACCGACGGGGGAGGTCCATTTCACCTGCCGGGACGGGGCGAGGATACGAAAGCAGATCCGGGAGACCCTCAAGGCCGGAAAACGCACGAACCGGTCCATCGTCATCACCGCAACGACGCCCAAGGTCTCCGGCTTGGAGCCGGTGGCGACCTTCGAACTGACGCTGTCCCTAAAAAAGGCCGCGTAG
- a CDS encoding DUF1328 family protein: protein MLHWVLILFLSAVLSAVLGLTGIAAGAAYVAKILFVVFSLLFLISLLFPAFRRPAG from the coding sequence ATGCTTCACTGGGTGTTAATACTTTTCCTATCCGCGGTCCTCTCCGCGGTGTTGGGATTAACCGGAATCGCGGCCGGCGCCGCATACGTGGCGAAGATCCTTTTCGTCGTCTTCTCCCTGTTGTTCCTCATCTCGCTGCTGTTTCCGGCATTCAGACGGCCGGCGGGTTGA